In Granulicatella elegans, one genomic interval encodes:
- a CDS encoding mannose/fructose/sorbose PTS transporter subunit IIA, whose translation MVGIIIASHGEFAAGIKQSGSMIFGEQEKVESVVFMPSEGPDDLQRKLQEAIEKVDSEEILFLVDLWGGSPFNQANKLFEEAPEHRAIVAGLNLPMLIEAYASRFSMNTAHEIAQAIAPTAIDGVKVRPEELQKKEEVAETQTVAPKGAIPEGTVLGDGKIKFVLARIDTRLLHGQVATNWTKATNPNRIIVVSDSVSKDDLRKKLIEQAAPPGVRAHVIPLDKLVQVYNDTRFGDTKALLLFENPQDALAVIEKGVEITELNIGSMAHSVGKIQINNVLSVDQADVDTYKKLRDLGVKFDVRKVSGDSPSDLFKLIAAKAGEGLNI comes from the coding sequence ATGGTTGGAATTATTATTGCAAGCCATGGTGAATTCGCTGCTGGTATCAAGCAATCTGGTTCAATGATTTTTGGAGAACAAGAAAAAGTCGAATCTGTTGTTTTTATGCCAAGTGAAGGGCCAGATGATTTGCAAAGAAAATTGCAAGAAGCCATTGAAAAAGTTGATTCAGAAGAAATCTTATTCTTAGTCGATTTATGGGGCGGTAGTCCATTCAATCAAGCAAATAAATTGTTTGAAGAAGCTCCAGAACATCGTGCGATTGTTGCTGGATTAAACTTACCAATGTTAATCGAAGCGTATGCGAGTCGTTTCTCAATGAACACAGCTCACGAAATTGCGCAAGCGATTGCTCCAACTGCAATTGATGGGGTAAAAGTTCGCCCTGAAGAATTGCAAAAGAAAGAAGAAGTAGCCGAAACTCAAACGGTTGCACCTAAAGGAGCTATTCCGGAAGGAACAGTTTTAGGTGATGGCAAAATTAAATTTGTATTAGCACGTATTGATACTCGTTTACTTCACGGACAAGTTGCTACAAACTGGACTAAAGCAACAAATCCAAACCGTATTATCGTTGTTTCTGATTCAGTATCTAAAGACGATTTACGTAAAAAATTAATTGAGCAAGCAGCTCCTCCAGGAGTACGTGCTCACGTTATCCCATTGGATAAATTAGTTCAAGTGTATAACGATACACGTTTTGGAGATACAAAAGCATTATTATTATTTGAAAATCCACAGGATGCTTTAGCAGTTATTGAAAAAGGTGTAGAAATTACAGAATTAAATATTGGTTCTATGGCTCATTCAGTTGGTAAAATTCAAATTAATAATGTATTATCTGTTGACCAAGCAGATGTTGATACGTATAAGAAATTACGTGATTTAGGCGTAAAATTCGATGTTAGAAAAGTATCAGGAGATTCTCCTTCTGATTTATTCAAATTAATCGCTGCAAAAGCAGGCGAAGGATTAAACATTTAA
- a CDS encoding mannose/fructose/sorbose family PTS transporter subunit IIC has translation MMDFNIVAIIAVLVVAFLAGMESILDQFQFHQPIIACSLIGLATGHLSECIILGGALQLLALGWANIGAAVAPDAALASVASAIIYVKAGDFSTDGRNVAIAAAITLATVGLVTTMVVRTLSVVLVHQADRAAEQGNFRGVEFWHYVALATQGLRIAIPAGALLFIPSSAVQAALGSLPAWFTGGMTVGGGMVVAVGYAMVINLMATKEVWPFFFLGFALAPIKELTLIATGIIGLAIAFIYLNLQKNNSGGSGSNSGSGDPLGDILNDY, from the coding sequence ATTATGGATTTTAATATTGTAGCAATTATTGCAGTCCTAGTTGTTGCCTTTTTAGCTGGTATGGAAAGTATTTTAGACCAATTCCAATTCCATCAACCAATTATTGCATGTTCATTAATTGGATTAGCAACAGGACATTTATCTGAATGTATTATTTTAGGTGGAGCTTTACAATTATTAGCTCTAGGTTGGGCTAATATCGGTGCAGCGGTTGCTCCCGATGCAGCGTTAGCTTCAGTAGCATCTGCCATTATTTATGTAAAAGCTGGTGACTTCTCTACAGATGGTCGTAATGTTGCCATTGCAGCTGCTATCACTTTAGCAACTGTTGGTTTAGTAACAACTATGGTTGTTCGTACATTGTCAGTTGTACTTGTGCACCAAGCTGATAGAGCAGCAGAACAAGGCAACTTCCGTGGTGTTGAATTTTGGCACTATGTAGCATTAGCTACACAAGGTTTACGTATTGCGATTCCTGCCGGCGCTTTATTATTCATCCCTTCTTCAGCAGTACAAGCTGCTTTAGGTTCATTACCAGCATGGTTTACTGGTGGTATGACAGTAGGTGGAGGAATGGTAGTAGCCGTAGGTTATGCAATGGTTATTAACTTAATGGCAACTAAAGAAGTATGGCCATTCTTCTTCTTAGGGTTTGCTTTAGCACCAATTAAAGAATTAACATTAATTGCAACTGGTATTATCGGTTTAGCAATTGCATTTATTTACTTAAACTTACAAAAAAATAACTCAGGTGGTTCAGGATCAAATTCTGGTTCAGGAGACCCACTTGGTGATATTTTAAATGATTACTAG
- a CDS encoding PTS system mannose/fructose/sorbose family transporter subunit IID: MSDKKVTLTKKDRFNIMLRSQFLQGSWNYERMQNGGWAFSLIPALKKLYPNKQDASDALKRHLEFFNTHPYIAAPILGVTLALEEEKASGAEIEDAAIQGVKVGMMGPLAGIGDPVFWFTVRPILGAIAASLATGGSLIAPLFFFITWNLVRIAFLWYTQELGYQKGSEITSDLSGGILQTITKGASILGMFVMGILVQRWTSINFPLVVARAKLSEGAFIQFPEGTVDGSTLQKILSALAGGASLTPEKVTTLQDNLNQLIPGFAALLLTFACMWLLKRKVSPILIIFGLFALGILGRVTGIM; this comes from the coding sequence ATGTCAGATAAAAAAGTAACATTAACGAAAAAAGATCGTTTTAATATTATGTTGCGTTCTCAGTTCCTTCAAGGTTCATGGAACTATGAACGTATGCAAAATGGTGGTTGGGCATTCTCATTAATCCCAGCACTTAAAAAATTATATCCTAATAAACAAGATGCAAGTGATGCTTTAAAACGTCACTTAGAGTTCTTTAACACTCACCCATATATTGCTGCTCCAATTCTTGGGGTAACATTAGCTCTTGAAGAAGAAAAAGCAAGTGGTGCAGAAATTGAAGATGCTGCTATTCAAGGGGTTAAAGTTGGGATGATGGGACCTTTAGCAGGTATTGGTGATCCAGTATTCTGGTTTACAGTTCGTCCAATTCTTGGAGCAATTGCTGCTTCATTGGCAACTGGTGGTTCATTAATTGCACCATTATTCTTCTTTATCACTTGGAACTTAGTTCGTATCGCATTCTTATGGTATACACAAGAACTTGGTTATCAAAAAGGTTCTGAAATTACTAGCGACTTATCAGGTGGTATTTTACAAACAATTACTAAAGGTGCTTCAATCTTAGGGATGTTCGTAATGGGGATTTTAGTTCAACGTTGGACTTCTATTAACTTCCCATTAGTTGTTGCTCGTGCTAAATTATCTGAAGGAGCATTTATTCAATTCCCTGAAGGAACTGTAGATGGTTCTACATTACAAAAAATCTTATCTGCATTAGCAGGTGGAGCTTCATTAACTCCTGAAAAAGTTACAACATTACAAGATAACTTAAATCAATTAATTCCAGGTTTTGCTGCTTTACTATTAACATTCGCATGTATGTGGTTATTAAAACGTAAAGTAAGTCCAATTTTAATTATCTTTGGATTATTTGCACTAGGTATTCTTGGTCGTGTAACAGGAATAATGTAA
- a CDS encoding DUF956 family protein has protein sequence MAQSLNTKIIFTTKANVFVGWIGNKHGDILVGDRAFEFYNEKNPEDYIQIPWNEIDKVRAQLFFKDRYIRGFFIDTKSAGSFNFVVKNAGKCLKEMRTFVGEENIVRSKPLFTMRNFFKK, from the coding sequence ATGGCACAGTCTTTAAATACAAAAATTATTTTTACTACGAAAGCCAATGTATTTGTTGGTTGGATTGGAAATAAGCATGGAGATATTCTTGTGGGAGATAGAGCGTTTGAGTTTTATAATGAAAAAAATCCGGAGGATTATATTCAAATTCCTTGGAATGAAATTGATAAAGTGCGTGCGCAACTGTTCTTTAAGGATCGTTATATTCGTGGTTTCTTTATTGATACGAAATCGGCAGGTTCGTTTAATTTTGTTGTAAAAAATGCTGGAAAATGCTTAAAAGAGATGCGTACATTTGTTGGAGAAGAAAATATTGTACGTAGTAAACCATTGTTTACGATGAGGAATTTCTTCAAAAAATGA
- a CDS encoding MgtC/SapB family protein: protein MDQIFSHQFDALLELRHFLSIIIACLCGWAIGYERKSRNKQAGVKTHVIVALASALMMIVSKEAFSEIPNAADTSRIAAQVVSGISFIGGGIIYMRDMRVNGVTTAAGLWATSGIGMAIGGGFWFFGSVCCAVVVIVQLLTHRKLSVHRKMYQLNITGKISHLNVIHDIHRHCHLKQYQAANVEVKKIPEGYELYIQIDNDARVFVQDLKKTIEEKGIDFKIKKVKFKTTMR from the coding sequence ATGGATCAAATATTTTCACATCAATTTGATGCTTTATTAGAATTACGTCACTTTTTATCCATTATTATTGCTTGTTTATGCGGATGGGCGATTGGGTATGAACGTAAATCTCGAAATAAACAAGCGGGAGTAAAAACTCATGTCATTGTAGCATTAGCTTCTGCTTTAATGATGATTGTTTCAAAAGAAGCATTTTCTGAAATTCCAAATGCAGCGGATACTTCTCGTATTGCTGCCCAAGTAGTTAGTGGTATTAGTTTTATCGGTGGTGGTATAATTTATATGCGTGATATGCGTGTGAATGGTGTGACGACTGCTGCGGGATTATGGGCAACTTCGGGAATTGGAATGGCTATTGGCGGAGGATTCTGGTTCTTTGGCAGTGTTTGTTGCGCTGTAGTAGTAATAGTTCAATTATTGACACATCGTAAACTCAGTGTTCATAGAAAAATGTATCAATTAAATATTACTGGAAAGATTAGTCATTTGAATGTTATTCATGATATTCATCGACATTGTCATTTAAAACAGTATCAAGCTGCCAATGTTGAAGTGAAGAAAATTCCAGAAGGATATGAGTTATATATTCAAATTGATAATGATGCTCGTGTTTTTGTTCAAGATTTAAAAAAGACAATTGAAGAAAAGGGCATTGATTTTAAAATTAAGAAAGTGAAATTTAAAACAACTATGAGATAA
- the ylqF gene encoding ribosome biogenesis GTPase YlqF, which translates to MATIQWYPGHMAKAKREAIEKLKLVDVVIELVDARIPESSRNPIVNEIKGQKKQLMLLNKTDLADPIQTKKWMKYYQEEGIEVLTVEAKEGKGLNQVKAAIKTLMTEEFEKLAAKGVRPRPIRLMVLGIPNVGKSTFINRMIQKNQAETANRPGVTKGQRWLKIGNDFELLDTPGILWPKFDNQEIGNKLAVTGAIKDSLLHMDDVALFAINIFRTYYTDALRKPYGLSEADLELSDVDLLLLITKKLGFKDDYERASERIIFDIRGGKLGRYTLDTAPISLEGV; encoded by the coding sequence ATGGCAACGATACAATGGTATCCTGGACATATGGCTAAAGCTAAAAGAGAAGCAATTGAAAAATTAAAATTAGTTGATGTTGTAATTGAATTAGTAGATGCGCGCATTCCAGAATCAAGTCGTAATCCAATCGTTAATGAGATTAAAGGACAAAAGAAACAATTAATGCTATTAAATAAAACGGATTTAGCCGATCCGATTCAAACAAAGAAATGGATGAAATATTACCAAGAAGAAGGTATTGAAGTTTTAACGGTTGAAGCTAAAGAGGGTAAAGGATTGAATCAAGTAAAAGCAGCGATTAAAACATTAATGACAGAAGAATTTGAAAAATTAGCAGCAAAAGGGGTTCGTCCTCGTCCAATTCGTTTAATGGTATTAGGAATACCTAATGTTGGGAAATCAACATTTATCAATCGTATGATTCAAAAAAATCAAGCTGAAACGGCTAATCGTCCCGGGGTTACTAAAGGACAACGCTGGTTAAAAATCGGCAATGATTTTGAATTATTAGATACGCCTGGTATTTTATGGCCAAAATTTGATAATCAAGAGATTGGAAATAAATTAGCAGTAACAGGAGCTATTAAAGATTCATTATTACATATGGATGATGTTGCGTTATTTGCGATTAATATTTTTAGAACCTACTATACAGATGCTTTAAGAAAACCTTATGGTTTGAGTGAAGCTGATTTGGAATTATCAGATGTAGATTTATTATTGCTCATTACGAAAAAGTTAGGATTCAAAGATGATTATGAACGCGCGAGTGAGCGTATTATTTTTGATATTCGTGGTGGTAAATTAGGTCGATATACATTGGATACTGCACCAATTAGTTTGGAAGGTGTTTAA
- a CDS encoding ribonuclease HII, protein MTEKYTISQIKEILSSIHSMEDLIFQQLSLDMRKGVQTALKSCQKRIEKEQKRAEHFIEMQYYEKLAYQEGASFIAGVDEVGRGPLAGPVVAAAVILPKNIEDLGFDDSKKLSASKREEIYRLIQEKAIAIGIGIVDADIIDQVNIYQASRLAMQQAVSELKIQPDYLLIDAMKIDVNTPQIGIIKGDAKSISIAAASIVAKQVRDQMMQEFDELYPGYDFSNNAGYGTPKHLEGLHTKGICPIHRKTFAPIKDFLQ, encoded by the coding sequence ATGACTGAAAAATATACCATTAGTCAGATTAAAGAAATTCTAAGTTCGATTCATTCTATGGAAGATCTCATTTTTCAACAATTGAGTTTAGATATGAGAAAAGGAGTGCAAACAGCTCTCAAATCGTGTCAAAAAAGAATTGAAAAAGAACAAAAACGTGCAGAACATTTTATTGAAATGCAATATTATGAGAAATTAGCTTATCAAGAAGGAGCTAGTTTTATTGCAGGAGTCGATGAAGTAGGACGTGGACCATTAGCGGGTCCTGTAGTAGCTGCAGCAGTCATTTTACCGAAAAATATTGAAGATTTAGGGTTTGATGATTCTAAAAAATTATCAGCATCTAAACGAGAAGAAATTTATCGACTCATTCAAGAAAAAGCTATTGCAATTGGAATTGGAATTGTGGATGCAGATATTATTGACCAGGTTAATATTTATCAAGCTAGTCGTTTAGCAATGCAACAAGCAGTAAGTGAATTAAAAATTCAACCGGATTATTTATTAATTGATGCGATGAAAATTGATGTGAATACACCGCAAATTGGCATCATTAAAGGAGATGCAAAGAGTATATCGATTGCAGCAGCAAGTATTGTGGCAAAACAAGTGCGTGATCAAATGATGCAAGAATTTGATGAATTATATCCAGGATATGATTTTTCTAATAATGCCGGTTATGGAACACCAAAACATTTGGAAGGATTACATACAAAAGGAATTTGTCCCATTCATCGAAAAACTTTTGCTCCAATTAAAGATTTTTTACAATAA
- the dprA gene encoding DNA-processing protein DprA — translation MEWTRRTLMIALAMRDKGSSQQRWELYQQLCQNEWTEGSFTLESIHQELSLEEIDWLRNTDFANLELKYRKEGIHFLMYEDALYPKRLKEIYLPPVVLFYKGRLELFNRLSIGMVGARNHTPYSKEALEYLLPDILERKVSIISGLARGVDSLAHQLTLDLKGETIAVVGNGINICYPNENQSLYDTIGKKGLILSEYPLDSPPLKFHFPYRNRIIAGLSHGLCVIEAKLHSGSLITANVALSENRQVFALPGNITSEFSKGTNELITAGAFPIRNANDILNSLHFFP, via the coding sequence ATGGAATGGACAAGACGAACACTAATGATTGCTCTAGCAATGAGGGATAAGGGAAGTAGTCAACAAAGATGGGAGTTGTATCAACAATTATGTCAAAATGAATGGACAGAAGGAAGTTTTACATTAGAATCGATTCATCAGGAATTAAGTTTAGAAGAGATTGATTGGCTAAGAAATACAGATTTTGCGAATTTGGAATTAAAGTATCGAAAAGAAGGGATTCATTTTTTGATGTATGAAGATGCTTTGTATCCAAAACGTTTAAAAGAAATTTATTTACCACCAGTTGTGTTATTTTATAAGGGAAGACTGGAGTTATTCAATCGATTATCAATCGGAATGGTTGGTGCAAGAAACCATACTCCCTATAGCAAAGAAGCGCTAGAATATTTACTACCCGATATACTTGAAAGAAAAGTATCCATTATTAGTGGATTAGCAAGAGGAGTAGATAGTTTAGCTCACCAACTTACATTAGATTTAAAAGGGGAAACGATTGCGGTTGTTGGAAATGGGATTAATATTTGCTACCCTAATGAAAATCAAAGTTTATATGATACGATAGGAAAAAAAGGATTGATACTGTCTGAATATCCATTAGATAGTCCACCTTTAAAATTTCATTTTCCTTATCGAAATCGAATCATTGCAGGATTAAGCCATGGATTATGTGTGATTGAAGCGAAACTGCATAGTGGAAGTTTAATTACGGCAAATGTTGCTTTAAGTGAAAATCGTCAAGTATTTGCCTTACCTGGTAACATTACAAGTGAATTTTCCAAAGGAACGAATGAACTGATTACAGCTGGGGCCTTTCCGATAAGAAATGCGAATGATATTTTAAATTCTCTTCATTTTTTTCCATAA